The Dehalogenimonas sp. THU2 genome has a window encoding:
- a CDS encoding GIY-YIG nuclease family protein, whose protein sequence is MDNRKDLINAYKQRKITGGVFKVTNTTSGRYLLDSAADIQARQNAFNFSVTTNNPFDYKMRKDWQESGAAAFTFEVLDTLEKKESQSQEQFIEDLKMLEGIWVEKLGGMGRY, encoded by the coding sequence ATGGATAACAGAAAAGACCTCATCAACGCCTACAAGCAGCGCAAGATTACCGGCGGCGTCTTCAAGGTGACCAATACCACAAGCGGCCGCTACCTGCTGGACTCCGCCGCGGACATCCAGGCCAGGCAAAACGCCTTCAATTTCTCGGTGACTACCAATAATCCCTTCGACTACAAGATGCGGAAAGACTGGCAGGAATCCGGCGCCGCCGCCTTCACCTTCGAGGTGCTGGATACGCTGGAGAAAAAGGAAAGCCAGAGCCAGGAGCAGTTCATCGAGGACTTGAAGATGCTGGAGGGGATTTGGGTTGAGAAGCTGGGTGGGATGGGGCGGTATTAG
- a CDS encoding lysine 2,3-aminomutase, protein MQYKAYSLHNFKTIPQVQKLSAEQIRDIEIVGSVLPFRTNNYVIDELIDWNAVPDDPMFIATFPQKAMLAPADYRLMRDLHDSGADSQAIQDAVRKIRLRLNPHPAGQQEFNTPVMDGETLQGLQHKYRETVLFFPGQGQVCHAYCTFCFRWPQFTKMEELKISSCEVESLVSYLAAHPEVTDVLFTGGDPMTMKALVMARYIEALLVPELAHIRTIRIGSRSLTFWPYRFVTDPDAAEMLDLFRKVRAAGKHLSFMAHFNHPVELEPEIVRDAIRRIQETGAVIRTQSPLLKHINDAPEIWAELWRRQVALNCVPYYMFIARDTGAQRYFSVPLVRAWEIYRQAFQSVSGICRTAGGPSMSAFPGKVQVLGVAEVAGEKVFVLRMVQGRDPDWAARPFFAAYDERATWFDDLKPAFGKKEFFFEEELQVLLTPGEYEGCF, encoded by the coding sequence ATGCAATATAAAGCCTACTCGCTCCACAACTTCAAGACCATCCCCCAGGTCCAGAAGCTGTCCGCGGAGCAGATACGGGATATCGAGATCGTCGGCTCGGTTCTGCCCTTCAGAACCAACAATTACGTCATCGACGAACTGATTGATTGGAACGCCGTCCCCGACGACCCGATGTTCATCGCCACCTTTCCGCAGAAAGCCATGCTGGCCCCGGCCGATTACCGGCTGATGCGGGATCTCCATGACAGTGGCGCGGATTCCCAGGCCATCCAGGACGCCGTGCGCAAGATCCGGCTGCGTCTCAACCCCCACCCCGCCGGGCAGCAGGAATTTAATACCCCCGTCATGGACGGCGAGACGTTGCAGGGGCTCCAGCACAAGTACCGGGAGACGGTGCTGTTCTTCCCGGGACAAGGCCAGGTCTGCCACGCCTATTGCACCTTCTGCTTCCGCTGGCCGCAGTTCACCAAGATGGAAGAGCTCAAGATATCTTCCTGCGAGGTGGAATCCCTGGTGAGCTACCTGGCCGCGCATCCGGAGGTTACCGACGTCCTTTTCACCGGCGGCGATCCCATGACCATGAAGGCTCTTGTCATGGCGCGATATATCGAAGCGCTGTTGGTGCCGGAACTGGCGCATATCCGCACCATCCGCATCGGTTCCCGGTCTTTGACCTTCTGGCCCTACCGTTTCGTGACCGATCCCGACGCCGCCGAGATGCTGGATCTCTTCCGCAAGGTCCGCGCGGCTGGGAAACACCTGTCGTTCATGGCCCATTTCAATCACCCGGTGGAACTGGAACCGGAGATCGTCCGGGACGCCATCCGGCGCATCCAGGAAACCGGCGCGGTCATCAGGACCCAGTCGCCGCTCTTGAAACACATCAACGATGCGCCCGAAATCTGGGCGGAACTGTGGCGCAGGCAGGTTGCCCTGAACTGCGTGCCCTATTACATGTTCATCGCCCGGGACACCGGGGCGCAGCGCTATTTTTCGGTGCCGCTGGTCAGGGCCTGGGAGATCTACCGGCAGGCGTTCCAGTCGGTCTCAGGTATCTGCCGGACCGCCGGAGGCCCCAGCATGTCCGCCTTCCCGGGCAAGGTCCAGGTCCTCGGCGTCGCCGAGGTCGCCGGTGAGAAGGTGTTCGTCCTCCGCATGGTCCAGGGCAGGGACCCCGACTGGGCCGCCCGCCCCTTCTTTGCCGCCTACGACGAACGCGCCACCTGGTTCGACGACCTCAAACCGGCCTTCGGCAAGAAGGAGTTCTTCTTCGAGGAAGAACTCCAGGTGCTGCTGACCCCCGGCGAGTACGAGGGCTGTTTCTAG
- a CDS encoding GNAT family N-acetyltransferase has product MTITYQPFSPADYPVAIALWQQCEGIGLSDADSEAAIRSFLDRNPGTSFAAFDGDRLIGTVLGGHDGRRGYLYHLAVHPGYRQQGVGCTLARKCLDALKARGIQKCHLFIFNTNEAGINFWQKLGWTQRQDISVISKVMEPGTC; this is encoded by the coding sequence ATGACCATCACCTACCAACCCTTCTCCCCGGCGGACTACCCCGTCGCCATCGCCCTCTGGCAGCAATGCGAAGGCATCGGCCTCAGCGACGCGGATTCGGAGGCGGCCATCCGGTCCTTCCTCGACCGGAACCCGGGTACCAGCTTCGCCGCTTTCGACGGGGACAGGCTCATCGGCACGGTTCTAGGCGGCCACGACGGCCGCCGCGGCTACCTCTACCACCTGGCGGTGCATCCCGGCTACCGGCAGCAAGGCGTCGGCTGCACCCTCGCCAGAAAATGTCTCGATGCTCTAAAAGCCCGAGGCATACAAAAATGCCACCTCTTCATCTTTAACACCAACGAAGCCGGCATTAATTTCTGGCAAAAACTCGGTTGGACGCAGCGGCAGGACATCAGCGTCATCTCAAAGGTGATGGAACCAGGCACCTGCTGA
- a CDS encoding molybdopterin-dependent oxidoreductase: MKAKLSYLFVALSLVTAIIAAGCSQPFIPPPGEVEATEFQGVTLTPINNQNNNALAGTQVIDRETYRLTVDGLAASPLTLSYQDLLNLPQVSKLITLHCVEGWSFVAKMTGPSLSSIFDMAGADPAATTVIFYTADAPGGYTSLEMSYIRSQDVIIALKLNDVTLPPDRGFPFQVVAEGKYGYKWAKWVIRIELSSDQDFRGYWEIRGYNNNADITGPRLE; encoded by the coding sequence ATGAAAGCCAAACTATCATACCTGTTTGTCGCCCTGTCACTCGTCACAGCCATTATAGCCGCCGGCTGCTCCCAGCCTTTCATCCCGCCCCCCGGCGAGGTCGAAGCCACGGAGTTCCAGGGCGTCACCCTCACCCCCATCAACAACCAGAATAACAATGCCCTGGCCGGCACGCAGGTAATCGACCGGGAAACCTACCGCCTGACCGTCGACGGACTGGCGGCTTCCCCATTGACCCTCAGCTACCAGGATCTCCTCAACCTGCCCCAGGTGTCCAAACTGATCACCCTTCACTGTGTCGAGGGCTGGAGCTTCGTGGCTAAAATGACCGGTCCCTCGCTTTCTTCGATCTTCGACATGGCCGGCGCCGATCCCGCCGCGACCACCGTCATCTTCTACACCGCCGACGCCCCGGGCGGCTACACCTCACTCGAGATGAGTTATATCCGGAGCCAGGACGTCATCATCGCCCTGAAGTTGAACGACGTCACCCTGCCCCCCGACCGCGGCTTCCCCTTCCAGGTCGTCGCCGAAGGCAAATACGGCTACAAATGGGCCAAATGGGTAATCCGCATCGAACTGTCGTCGGATCAGGATTTCCGCGGGTACTGGGAGATCCGCGGCTACAACAACAACGCCGACATCACCGGCCCCCGCCTGGAATAA
- a CDS encoding NYN domain-containing protein, with protein MADLDKNDRVMIFIDGSNMYHSLKAHFHRSDIDLGKFCDKLVDKRRLVRIYYYNVEVGQREEPERFKDQKVFFDSVEAIPYTELRLGRLVYTSAWPNTPPYEKGVDVMLATDMLTHCYKNNYDTAILVAGDSDFVGALQAVKDNGKHVEVALFGEERTSVILRKVADVVHVIDGNLLRGTWKMPTPSRQQKPRRPQRPPLVQPQPAQPQATPQPQPAQQQPPPQQPPPAAQPQPVQQPSTPPQAPQPPPSAPPVPPQPRAPQPQAQAPQPQTQAPQPQQPPLQPWQPWKQKQLPEKEADLA; from the coding sequence TTGGCGGACTTAGATAAAAACGATCGCGTCATGATCTTCATCGACGGCTCCAATATGTACCATTCGCTGAAAGCGCACTTTCACCGCAGCGACATCGACTTGGGCAAATTCTGCGACAAGCTGGTGGACAAGCGCCGCCTGGTGCGCATCTACTATTACAACGTCGAGGTCGGCCAGCGCGAAGAGCCGGAGCGATTCAAAGATCAGAAGGTTTTTTTCGACAGCGTGGAGGCCATCCCCTACACCGAGTTGCGACTGGGCCGCCTGGTCTATACCAGCGCCTGGCCGAACACCCCTCCCTACGAGAAGGGCGTCGATGTCATGCTGGCCACCGACATGCTGACCCACTGCTATAAAAACAATTACGATACCGCCATCCTCGTTGCCGGGGACTCCGATTTCGTCGGGGCGCTCCAGGCGGTCAAGGACAACGGCAAGCACGTGGAAGTAGCCCTCTTCGGCGAGGAGCGAACCTCCGTCATCCTGCGCAAAGTCGCCGATGTCGTCCACGTCATCGACGGCAACCTGCTTCGCGGCACCTGGAAGATGCCGACGCCCAGCCGCCAGCAGAAACCCCGCCGCCCCCAGCGCCCCCCGCTGGTTCAGCCGCAACCCGCACAGCCGCAAGCGACACCACAACCGCAACCGGCTCAACAGCAACCGCCACCGCAGCAGCCACCGCCGGCCGCCCAGCCGCAGCCTGTTCAGCAGCCATCGACCCCGCCTCAGGCTCCGCAACCGCCGCCATCTGCGCCGCCAGTGCCGCCTCAACCCAGGGCACCTCAACCCCAGGCTCAGGCACCCCAGCCTCAAACTCAGGCGCCTCAGCCCCAACAGCCGCCCCTGCAACCCTGGCAGCCCTGGAAACAGAAGCAGTTGCCGGAAAAAGAAGCGGATCTGGCCTGA
- a CDS encoding radical SAM protein, whose product MVWNRVLKNRLEAETGAVVKDWGGQLPVAIVFPNSYRIGMSNLGVHALYKWLNAREDFIAERVFWDETELSTSGALSVESRRPLTDFSVLAFSVSWELDYFHIPRILRAAGLPVYSRDRDESHPLIIGGGATLTANPAPVAAFFDAICVGEAEAILPALATLLPEGINRPRQELLGLLATIPGIYVPQLATRNSRPVTPVKRQFTANLDDFPVGTAIFTDDTDFGNMYLLEVQRGCRYSCRFCLVAGAFCPFRWRSVELLLKEAEANLKYRDRIALVGPVAGEHPQIVELLRGLRELGFGLSIGSMRVKPISTDVLDELVKGGVKSLTIAPEAGTPELRRSIGKNFSDDDVVEAVSKIGAAGIRQLTLYAMIGLPAETDEDVNALIALTLRCKSEADKHRLLLSLNVSAFIPKPQTTFERQPMADTAIIVQRFDMLERSLSPRGVKVKADNADWGRVQAALSRGDERLTPVIEKLDKISLAGWRRSMKAAGLSTEDYAQRRFETSESMPWSMMQM is encoded by the coding sequence ATGGTCTGGAATAGAGTCCTCAAAAACCGCCTGGAAGCCGAAACCGGCGCCGTGGTCAAAGACTGGGGCGGCCAGCTGCCGGTAGCCATCGTCTTTCCCAACAGCTATCGCATCGGCATGTCCAACCTGGGGGTGCACGCCCTCTACAAGTGGCTGAACGCCCGCGAGGATTTCATCGCCGAGCGCGTCTTCTGGGATGAAACCGAACTGTCCACCAGCGGTGCCCTGTCCGTTGAGAGCCGTCGCCCCCTGACCGATTTCAGCGTCCTGGCCTTCTCGGTGTCCTGGGAACTGGACTACTTCCATATCCCCCGCATCCTCCGGGCGGCCGGTCTCCCGGTGTATTCCCGCGACCGCGATGAGTCCCATCCGCTCATCATCGGCGGCGGGGCGACGCTGACCGCCAACCCGGCGCCGGTAGCCGCTTTCTTCGACGCCATCTGCGTCGGCGAGGCGGAGGCGATCCTGCCCGCCCTGGCAACGCTCCTTCCAGAAGGCATCAATCGACCCCGCCAGGAGCTACTCGGTCTCTTGGCGACGATCCCCGGCATCTACGTCCCCCAACTCGCAACTCGCAACTCACGACCCGTGACCCCCGTCAAACGCCAGTTCACCGCCAACCTCGATGACTTTCCCGTCGGTACCGCTATCTTCACCGATGACACCGATTTCGGCAACATGTACCTGCTGGAAGTGCAAAGGGGCTGCCGCTACTCCTGCCGCTTCTGCCTGGTAGCCGGGGCCTTCTGCCCCTTTCGCTGGCGGTCCGTCGAGCTGCTGCTTAAAGAAGCCGAAGCTAATTTGAAATACCGCGACCGCATCGCCCTGGTCGGCCCGGTCGCCGGCGAACACCCGCAGATCGTCGAGCTGCTGCGAGGTCTCCGGGAGTTGGGTTTCGGCCTGTCCATCGGTTCGATGCGGGTCAAACCCATCTCGACGGACGTCCTCGACGAGTTAGTCAAGGGTGGCGTCAAGAGCCTGACCATCGCCCCGGAGGCCGGCACGCCGGAACTGCGCCGCAGTATCGGCAAAAACTTCTCCGACGATGACGTGGTCGAGGCGGTGAGCAAGATCGGTGCGGCCGGCATCAGGCAGCTGACGCTCTACGCCATGATCGGCCTGCCCGCTGAAACCGACGAGGATGTGAATGCACTCATCGCCCTCACCCTCCGCTGTAAATCCGAGGCCGACAAGCATCGGCTGCTGCTGTCTCTGAACGTCTCAGCCTTTATCCCCAAGCCGCAGACGACTTTCGAACGGCAGCCCATGGCTGACACCGCTATCATCGTGCAGCGCTTCGACATGCTGGAGCGGTCTCTTTCACCTCGTGGCGTCAAGGTGAAAGCGGATAACGCCGACTGGGGCCGTGTGCAAGCCGCCCTCTCCCGCGGCGACGAACGCCTGACACCGGTCATAGAGAAGCTCGACAAGATATCCCTGGCCGGCTGGCGCCGGTCAATGAAGGCCGCAGGGCTGTCTACCGAAGATTACGCCCAACGCAGATTCGAAACCTCAGAATCGATGCCCTGGAGTATGATGCAGATGTAG
- a CDS encoding methyltransferase yields MGKRTPDERNEVEGLLTAQALTELGWQFRISRTFLACHQLGIFEALRVDRSAAQVAGELQINPEMTEKLLIALCALKILNRDGGEFSLTELGRDTLLLESLRYIGGVLDFDEHMWWEWSILPDLARGGEAYTKRHRLMKQLQQGAGYILPSTSVFPMAMHGKAINGGAQFMAANIDLSDRRLLLDIGGGPGTYAIVLCERFSKLKAVIWDTMETLEIAQQVIKHFGLEDRITTRSGDWDTDEFGPVCDTILLSNVAHGPESNAEGKLVKAFRVLEPGGLLIVQEFLLNNEKNGPLPAALFNIMVGAYSEEELIKLVDDAGFSEVKLVARDNGVGSGIITAIKPGVNG; encoded by the coding sequence CCTGTCATCAATTGGGAATCTTTGAAGCATTAAGAGTGGATCGGAGTGCGGCGCAGGTCGCTGGTGAGCTTCAGATTAATCCGGAGATGACGGAAAAATTGCTGATTGCTTTATGCGCTCTGAAGATATTAAATCGAGATGGTGGAGAGTTTTCGCTTACCGAACTAGGTCGGGATACTTTATTACTTGAAAGCCTGCGTTATATCGGCGGAGTGTTGGACTTTGATGAACACATGTGGTGGGAATGGTCGATATTACCGGATTTGGCACGAGGCGGTGAAGCATATACCAAACGGCATCGGCTGATGAAGCAATTACAGCAGGGTGCGGGTTATATACTCCCTTCAACCAGCGTCTTCCCGATGGCTATGCATGGCAAGGCAATTAACGGCGGCGCGCAGTTCATGGCGGCAAATATTGACTTAAGTGATCGACGGTTATTGCTTGATATCGGCGGCGGGCCTGGTACCTATGCCATAGTATTGTGCGAACGATTTTCGAAACTCAAGGCAGTTATCTGGGATACGATGGAGACGCTTGAGATCGCGCAGCAGGTTATCAAACATTTTGGGCTCGAGGATCGCATCACCACCAGGTCCGGGGATTGGGATACCGATGAATTTGGGCCGGTTTGCGACACCATCTTATTATCTAATGTGGCTCATGGACCGGAAAGTAATGCGGAAGGCAAGCTCGTAAAAGCTTTTCGAGTACTTGAGCCGGGTGGGTTACTTATTGTCCAGGAATTTCTACTCAATAATGAAAAGAACGGTCCTTTGCCCGCAGCTCTGTTTAACATTATGGTCGGAGCTTATTCCGAAGAGGAACTAATCAAGCTGGTCGATGATGCTGGTTTTTCTGAGGTTAAGTTGGTGGCACGTGATAATGGGGTGGGAAGCGGCATTATTACGGCAATAAAGCCCGGTGTCAATGGGTGA